A region from the Felis catus isolate Fca126 chromosome F1, F.catus_Fca126_mat1.0, whole genome shotgun sequence genome encodes:
- the SUCO gene encoding SUN domain-containing ossification factor isoform X5, with the protein MVNIAANILGAKTEDLTEGNKSISENATATAAPKMPDLAPVSTPVPSPEFVTTEGHIHDTELSSPETPKESPIVQLVQEEEEEASPSTVTLLGSGEQEDESSPWFESEAQIFCSELSTICCISSFSEYIYKWCSVRVALYRQRSRTAVRKEKDHLVSAQPLPLPAESVDVLVLPPPSGEMDSKNNEKEAETIVPGDLSSMHKGDLINHSADAIELEPSHPQTLSQSLLLDVTPEINSLSKIEVSEPIKFETGPTPSQVIPLESSVELVNKTEKKSESFSSIEKPTVIYETNKLNEVMDNIVKEDINSMHIITKLSETIVPPVNTATMPDGEDGEAKMNIADTPKQILTPVTDSSSLPEVKEEEQSPEDALLRGLQRTATDFYAELQNSTDLGYTNGNLVHGSNQKESVFMRLNNRIKALEVNMSLSGRYLEELSQRYRKQMEEMQKAFNKTIVKLQNTSRIAEEQDQRQTEAIQLLQAQLTNMTQLVSNLSTTVAELQREVSDRQSYLVISLVLCVVLGLMLCMQRCRNPSQFDGDYISKLPKSNQYPSPKRCFSSYDDMNLKRRTSFPLIRSKSLQLTGKEVDPNDLYIVEPLKFSPEKKKKRCKYKTEKIETIRPADPLHPVANGDLRGRKPFMNQRDFSNMGEVYHSSYKGPPSEGSSETSSQSEESYFCGISACTSLCNGQSQKTKTEKRALKRRRSKVQDQGKLIKTLIQTKSGSLPSLHDIIKGNKEITVGTFGVTAVSGHI; encoded by the exons ATGGTGAATATTGCTGCTAATATTCTTGGAGCAAAAACTGAAGACCTGACAGAAG gaaataaaagtataTCTGAGAATGCCACTGCCACAGCTGCACCTAAAATGCCCGACTTAGCTCCTGTTTCAACTCCTGTTCCATCACCTGA GTTTGTAACCACTGAAGGACACATACACGATACAGAGCTATCATCACCAGAGACTCCAAAAGAGAGTCCTATTGTACAGCTAGttcaagaggaagaagaagaggcaAGTCCATCTACAGTGACCCTTCTGGGTAGTGGTGAACAGGAGGATGAATCATCACCCTGGTTTGAGTCAGAGGCACAAATATTTTGCAGTGAACTATCTACAATTTGttgtatttctagtttttctgaatatatatataaatggtgtTCAGTTAGAGTTGCTCTTTATCGGCAACGTAGCAGAACTGctgtaaggaaagaaaaagatcatcTTGTGTCAGCTCAACCATTACCGCTACCTGCAGAATCAGTGGATGTTTTAGTCTTGCCACCTCCAAGTGGAGAAATGGACAGCAAGAATAATGAAAAGGAAGCTGAAACTATTGTTCCAGGTGACTTAAGTAGTATGCACAAAGGTGATTTGATTAATCACAGTGCAGATGCAATTGAACTTGAACCAAGCCATCCTCAAACTCTTTCTCAATCTCTTCTCTTAGATGTTACTCCAGAAATCAATTCATTATCTAAAATAGAAGTATCTGAGCCTATTAAATTTGAGACAGGACCTACACCATCTCAAGTGATCCCCCTGGAGAGTTCTGTTGAGCTtgttaataaaacagaaaaaaagtctgaGAGTTTTAGTTCTATAGAGAAGCCAACTGTGATCTatgaaacaaataaacttaatgaaGTAATGGATAATATTGTAAAAGAAGATATAAACTCCATGCACATTATCACAAAGCTATCTGAAACAATAGTGCCACCTGTAAACACTGCTACTATGCCAGACGGTGAAGATGGGGAAGCCAAAATGAACATAGCTGACACACCAAAGCAAATTTTGACTCCCGTTACGGATTCTTCTTCATTACCTGAAGTGAAAGAGGAAGAACAATCTCCGGAAGATGCCCTTTTAAGAGGGTTACAGAGGACAGCTACAGACTTTTATGCTGAACTGCAAAATTCCACAGATCTAGGATACACTAATGGAAATCTTGTACATGGATCAAACCAAAAGGAGTCAGTATTTATGAGACTTAATAATCGTATAAAAGCCTTAGAAGTTAACATGTCTCTCAGTGGTCGCTATCTGGAGGAGCTTAGCCAAAG GTACcgaaaacaaatggaagaaatgcAGAAGGCTTTCAATAAAACAATAGTAAAACTTCAGAATACTTCGAGAATAGCAGAGGAGCAG GATCAGCGGCAAACTGAAGCCATCCAGTTACTACAGGCACAATTGACCAACATGACACAGCTTGTTTCAAACCTATCAACAACAGTAGCAGAATTACAACGTGAG GTTTCAGATCGACAGAGCTATCTTGTCATATCTTTGGTTCTCTGTGTTGTCTTGGGACTGATGCTTTGTATGCAGCGCTGTCGAAACCCCTCTCAATTTGATGGAGATTATATTTCAAAACTTCCTAAAAGTAATCAATATCCAAGCCCTAAAAG gTGTTTCTCTTCCTATGATGATATGAATTTGAAAAGGAGAACCTCATTCCCACTCATCAGATCCAAGTCTCTACAGTTAACTGGCAAAGAAG taGACCCAAATGATTTGTACATCGTAGAACCCCTCAAGTTCTCTCcagaaaaaaag AAAAAACGCTGCAAgtacaaaactgaaaaaattgaAACCATAAGGCCAGCAGACCCACTGCACCCGGTAGCCAATGGAGACCTAAGAGGAAGGAAGCCCTTTATGAACCAGAGAGACTTTTCTAATATGGGCGAAGTTTATCACTCTTCTTATAAGGGCCCTCCATCTGAAGGAAGCTCAGAAACATCATCACAGTCTGAAGAGTCTTATTTTTGTGGCATTTCAGCTTGCACAAGTCTGTGCAATGGACAGTCCCAAAAGACAAAAACTGAGAAGAGGGCTTTAAAACGAAGGCGATCTAAAGTCCAAGACCAAGGAAAACTGATAAAAACTCTAATACAGACTAAGTCAGGATCATTGCCGAGCCTGCATGACATaatcaaaggaaacaaagagatCACCGTGGGAACATTTGGTGTCACAGCAGTCTCGGGACATATCTAA